In the genome of Delphinus delphis chromosome 15, mDelDel1.2, whole genome shotgun sequence, one region contains:
- the UQCC4 gene encoding ubiquinol-cytochrome c reductase complex assembly factor 4, producing MSCVLRAPAAGALRVLRLVRWPFRSLHPPPGGRARAQPAAEGEEEVDPDRPLQFSSSKAIPFRWTVKHSLGREQQRPWWRVLPFSLCLMVLVIWCFFRQETSADQWLGRMLEEEVPEPSDRFEEPGSPVAHGART from the exons ATGAGCTGCGTGCTGCGGGCGCCGGCTGCTGG GGCCCTCCGGGTACTGAGGCTCGTGCGCTGGCCTTTCCGAAGTCTGCATCCTCCGCCCGGTGGCCGGGCTCGTGCCCAGCCCGCGGCCGAGGGTGAGGAAGAGGTTGACCCTGACCGCCCCCTTCAGTTTTCTTCCAGCAAAGCCATCCCGTTCCGCTGGACAGTGAAGCACTCCCTAGGAAGGGAGCAGCAGCGGCCCTGGTGGAGGGTGCTGCCCTTCAGCTTGTGCCTCATGGTTCTGGTCATCTGGTGCTTTTTTAGACAGGAGACCAGCGCGGACCAGTGGTTGGGACGGATGTTGGAAGAAGAGGTACCGGAGCCCAGCGATCGTTTTGAAGAGCCTGGAAGTCCGGTGGCCCATGGGGCGAGAACTTAA